One genomic segment of Trichococcus shcherbakoviae includes these proteins:
- a CDS encoding excinuclease ABC subunit UvrA: MDHISIIGAKEGNLKNITVDFPRNKWIVLTGVSGSGKTTLAMDVLYQECQRQYLEAIGYQGIRKPNIDAIRNVSPAIQIQQQAYNKNPRSTVGTVTDIYTDLRMLFEKLSTRDCPACGKEFSSAECREETEKTADELKVFQYCPHCNHRMEKLTRTHFSYNTREGACATCQGMGEVLTIDEKRVLREELALEEGAVVFWEKRYRDYQLESLVAASDHYGIPLKINTPVKDFTPTQRVLLLHGAESEEMHQLFPDVQAPRTIAEGRYEGVLPNLWRRIADKKGASKFQEAYFESVICPECHGERLNELSRSVTVKGTRLPELSSSSLTGLMDWLSKLEENLKHSEQLLVGVYVTDLKTKLKRILKLGLGYLSLDRQTMTLSGGEAQRLRLAAVLDSDLTGVIYILDEPTISLHPKDTEGLLTVLRSLRDKGNTVLVIEHDTAVMAAADYLIDIGPGAGKYGGEVIGSGTLQQIKEQATSVTGAYLNSKSEPRKFFRKGSGDFIEVSQADKHNLRNLTVRFPIGCLICVTGVSGSGKSTLVFDVLAKGDTDQPEKPNQVNGTGSFDRIVIVEQAPLTRMKRSNVATYSDAYTEIRKIFGQQQTAIEKGITANHFSFNVKGGRCDNCEGLGVVTNNLLFFEDQEVPCPVCSGKRFKDEVLSVTYRGHSITAVLGLSVEEGAELFADSPKISAILNLLQDVGLGYLELGQTTTTLSGGEAQRLKLAVELLANRGKKNLYLIDEPTTGLHPLDVEKFLKLLDRMVESGSTVVVVEHNQQIIGAADWIIDLGPGGGDAGGRIIAEGTPSDIRKDKNSVTGKFI; this comes from the coding sequence ATGGACCATATCAGCATCATCGGCGCCAAGGAAGGCAATCTGAAGAACATCACAGTGGACTTTCCCAGGAACAAATGGATCGTCCTCACAGGGGTATCCGGTTCCGGGAAAACGACGCTGGCGATGGATGTGCTCTATCAGGAATGCCAGCGCCAATATCTGGAGGCAATCGGCTACCAAGGGATCCGTAAACCGAACATCGATGCGATCCGCAATGTGTCTCCCGCTATCCAAATCCAGCAGCAAGCCTACAATAAAAATCCGCGTTCGACTGTGGGAACGGTTACGGACATCTATACCGATCTGCGGATGCTGTTTGAGAAATTGAGCACGAGGGACTGCCCGGCTTGCGGGAAGGAATTCAGTTCGGCAGAGTGCCGCGAGGAAACCGAAAAGACCGCCGATGAGCTCAAGGTGTTCCAGTATTGTCCTCACTGTAATCACCGGATGGAGAAGCTGACCCGCACCCATTTTTCCTACAACACCAGAGAAGGTGCCTGCGCAACTTGCCAGGGCATGGGGGAAGTGCTGACGATCGATGAGAAGCGGGTGCTCCGTGAAGAACTGGCGCTTGAAGAGGGAGCGGTCGTTTTTTGGGAAAAACGCTACAGGGATTACCAGCTGGAGTCGCTGGTTGCCGCTAGTGACCATTACGGGATCCCGCTAAAAATAAACACGCCGGTGAAGGACTTTACGCCGACGCAGCGCGTGCTGTTGCTGCATGGGGCCGAAAGTGAAGAGATGCATCAGTTGTTCCCGGATGTGCAGGCGCCCCGGACGATTGCCGAAGGCCGCTATGAAGGGGTCCTGCCGAACCTTTGGCGCAGAATTGCGGACAAAAAAGGGGCTTCCAAATTCCAGGAAGCCTACTTTGAATCGGTTATTTGCCCGGAATGCCATGGCGAACGACTGAACGAGCTGAGCAGGAGCGTGACTGTGAAAGGAACGCGCTTGCCGGAACTGTCCAGTTCATCATTGACTGGTCTTATGGATTGGCTCAGCAAGCTCGAAGAAAATCTGAAACATTCGGAACAACTGTTGGTGGGTGTCTATGTCACAGATTTGAAGACCAAACTGAAACGGATCCTGAAATTGGGATTGGGCTACCTGTCGCTCGACAGGCAGACGATGACGCTGTCGGGAGGTGAAGCGCAACGTCTGCGGTTGGCAGCTGTCCTTGATTCGGATCTCACGGGGGTCATCTACATCCTGGATGAACCGACAATCAGCCTGCATCCAAAAGATACAGAAGGGCTCCTGACGGTCCTGCGGTCGCTGAGGGATAAAGGCAATACGGTCCTCGTCATCGAACATGATACAGCTGTCATGGCGGCTGCGGACTACCTGATTGATATCGGTCCGGGAGCCGGGAAATACGGGGGCGAAGTCATCGGCTCGGGAACGCTGCAGCAAATCAAGGAACAAGCGACATCCGTCACCGGTGCCTACCTGAACAGCAAGTCGGAACCGCGCAAATTTTTCCGCAAAGGATCCGGTGATTTCATCGAGGTGAGCCAAGCGGACAAGCATAACCTCCGGAATCTGACAGTCCGTTTCCCTATCGGCTGTCTCATCTGTGTCACCGGCGTATCGGGGTCCGGAAAATCGACGCTCGTGTTCGATGTGCTGGCGAAAGGGGATACGGACCAGCCGGAGAAACCGAATCAGGTGAACGGAACCGGCTCATTCGACCGGATCGTCATTGTGGAACAGGCACCCCTCACCCGGATGAAGCGTTCGAATGTTGCGACCTATTCGGATGCCTATACGGAAATCCGGAAAATCTTCGGCCAACAGCAGACTGCCATCGAAAAGGGAATAACCGCCAATCACTTTTCCTTCAATGTGAAAGGGGGACGCTGCGATAATTGTGAAGGCTTGGGGGTCGTCACAAATAACCTGTTGTTTTTTGAAGATCAGGAAGTTCCTTGCCCTGTATGTTCGGGCAAACGCTTCAAGGACGAGGTCCTGTCCGTGACCTATCGCGGCCATTCTATCACCGCAGTGCTGGGATTGTCGGTTGAGGAAGGCGCAGAACTGTTTGCGGATTCCCCAAAAATCAGTGCCATCCTGAATCTTCTGCAGGATGTCGGTCTCGGCTACCTCGAGCTCGGCCAGACAACTACGACTTTGTCCGGAGGTGAAGCGCAACGGCTCAAATTGGCAGTGGAACTCCTCGCAAATCGGGGGAAAAAGAATCTCTATCTGATCGATGAACCGACTACCGGTCTGCATCCGCTCGATGTGGAAAAGTTCCTGAAGTTGTTGGATCGGATGGTTGAGTCCGGCAGCACGGTGGTCGTTGTGGAACACAATCAGCAGATCATCGGAGCGGCTGATTGGATCATCGACCTTGGTCCAGGAGGCGGGGATGCCGGCGGTAGGATCATTGCGGAAGGAACGCCATCGGACATCCGGAAAGACAAAAATTCGGTGACGGGAAAGTTCATTTAA
- a CDS encoding LysR family transcriptional regulator has product MNLQQLRYVITVAKYGTFREAARQLYMAQSSLSSSIKDLEEEYGIQIFERSKKGIEITKEGAMLLEFADQIVAQADQLDYRYLSATENRRLFSVSSQHYDFASEGFARLVSEKKEESLNFRFLETSTSKVMEDVRDAVSEVGFIYLNDFNGKVIKQYLEAFDLKFDPLIAFQPHVFLSEFHPLAKKERITQEELHPYPVISFDQSKNSTLQLMEESIQVDQNVQRISASDRATVLNLLSVTNGYLVGSGLLKSNTQDHIVVVPMDVDQKNTIGFIYSKVRPLSAISKRYMEIVRELLEGDQRIELTDHVD; this is encoded by the coding sequence ATGAATCTGCAGCAATTGCGATATGTCATAACAGTGGCGAAATACGGCACTTTTCGGGAGGCCGCAAGGCAATTATATATGGCGCAGTCCAGTCTGTCGTCAAGCATCAAAGATCTGGAGGAAGAATATGGCATCCAGATCTTCGAGCGTTCCAAAAAAGGTATCGAGATAACCAAAGAGGGGGCTATGCTCCTGGAGTTCGCCGATCAGATCGTGGCCCAAGCGGACCAGTTGGATTATCGATACCTGTCTGCAACCGAAAACAGGAGACTGTTTTCGGTTTCGAGCCAGCACTATGATTTTGCCTCGGAAGGCTTTGCCCGACTGGTTTCGGAAAAAAAAGAAGAATCACTGAATTTCCGTTTCCTGGAGACGAGTACCTCGAAAGTGATGGAGGACGTGCGGGATGCCGTCAGTGAAGTCGGCTTCATCTATCTGAACGATTTCAACGGGAAGGTCATCAAACAGTATCTCGAAGCATTCGACCTGAAATTCGATCCGCTGATCGCGTTCCAACCGCATGTATTCCTCAGCGAGTTCCATCCGTTGGCGAAGAAGGAGAGAATAACGCAGGAGGAACTCCATCCGTACCCCGTCATTTCCTTCGATCAAAGCAAAAACAGCACGCTACAGCTGATGGAGGAATCGATCCAGGTCGACCAGAATGTCCAACGGATCAGCGCAAGCGACCGCGCGACCGTGTTGAATCTGTTGTCTGTGACGAATGGCTACTTGGTCGGTTCAGGTCTCCTGAAATCGAACACGCAGGACCACATTGTCGTGGTGCCGATGGATGTCGATCAAAAAAATACGATCGGCTTCATCTATTCAAAAGTGCGGCCGCTCAGCGCGATCTCCAAGCGTTACATGGAAATCGTTAGGGAATTGTTGGAGGGAGACCAACGCATCGAGCTGACTGATCATGTGGACTGA